From Mustela erminea isolate mMusErm1 chromosome 1, mMusErm1.Pri, whole genome shotgun sequence, a single genomic window includes:
- the LOC116567898 gene encoding protein PIGBOS1-like: MFGRLTLPKLLFTSILGIAGRMHIYQLILEQYYQDQMELKEKLKLA; encoded by the coding sequence ATGTTTGGGAGATTGACTCTTCCAAAACTGCTTTTTACTAGCATCCTTGGAATTGCTGGAAGGATGCATATTTATCAACTAATATTGGAACAATATTACCAAGATCagatggaattaaaagaaaagttgaaattgGCATAA